The DNA sequence GTAGGGGTCATCACATTGCCAAGGCAGATGATGCCGCCCGTGCTGCCTTTGCCAAGCGATGAGTTTCTGTGCGAAGGCGCTCATTTGCCGCCTAAGAGATAGCTGCCGTTATACAGTACATATACGGCAATCACGGCGAGGATAATGCCTGCCGTATTGCGGCGGCTGAGTGTTTCTTTGAAAAAGAGCAGACCGAGCAGGGTAGCGAGCAGTATCACGCCGATATTCATGATGGTAAAGACCAGCGCGGTTTGTGATTTCAACACTTGATGGGCGCGGATGTAGGTAAAGATATTGCCGAAATTGAGCATGCCTAAGACGATACCACAGGCGAGAGAGCGCCAATCAAAGCGGCGTCGCATGATAAGCAGATAGGCGAGCATCAGCAAGGCGGCAAGGATAAAGGTAATGAAGAGGGTGCTGAGGGTGCTTTTCTCCGCCACCAGCGAGATGCGTTTGAGCAGGATGTCAATCACGCCGTAACCGCCCCAGACGGCAATCAGCCACAGCCAGTCATGCTGTCGGCTTTGGTTGTCGCTTTTTAGCAATAGGATGAGGGCGATAAAGGTCAGGGCAATGCCGATGGCTTTGGCATAGCTGAGTTGGTCTTTAAACAGCCAAAAGGCGGCGATGATGCTGATGATGAGGGAGAGTCTTTGCGCGGCATCGGTGCGCACGATGCCGTTTTTTTCAATCGATTTGCCCAATACGATAAAAATACTAGGCAGCAAAATGCCTAAGGCGGCAAACAGCCACCAATGGCTCAAATAATTATCCGCGGCTTGTAGATTGGGTTTGGAGATAAAGAAGGTCAGCAAGGCGGCGGTGGGGTAGTTCATAAAAATGGCTTGCTCGATGGAGATACCCCGTGCGCGCCAGATTTTAATCATGACGGAGACAGCGACGCTGAAGCAGATGCTGAGTAAGAGATAGTTCATAAGTTTTTGACCATAAAAAAAGTCGGATAGTGTATCCGACTTTTAAATAAAGTGTGTAACAGAATAACAGAAGATTAATGCTTCTGTTTGATGATTTCCACCCAATAACCGTCCGGGTCATAGATAAAAGCGATATCGTTCATGCGTCCGTCTTCAGGGCGTTTTTTAAATTTCACCTTGTTTTTATCCAACCAAGCGATTGCCGCGTCGAAATCCGGCACGCTGAGGGCAATATGCCCATAACCGCCGTTCTCACCGTTGCCGATGCGGTAAGAGAAGTTTTCGTCTTTTTCCGTACCCCAGTTATGCGTGAGCTCTAAAACGCCGCGGCGGGTTGCGAGCCATTCGCGGCGGGCGTTGTCGTCTTCGGGCAGGTTTTCGTCGGGCGCGAGATAGGCTAGAAAGCAGAGGCTGAATTGTTCGTTTTCATAGTGGTTTAAACGAATGACGCTCATGCCCAGAATGTCGGTGTAAAAGGCTAAAGATTTGTCGAGATCTTTAACGCGCAACATGGTATGGGCGAAGGCGAAGCCTTGGGTTTCATTAGGTGCATTGCTCATGATTTTCTCCTGGTTTGAAAAGCGAAAACGCCCAAAGGCGCTTTGCTTGTTTGAATTATTTGGCGGCGGCGTATTGCTCGCTGACGTAGTCCCAATTGACCACTTTCCACCAATTGCTCACATAATCGGGGCGTTTGTTTTGGTAGTTCAGGTAATAGGCGTGTTCCCACACGTCTAAGCCCAAAATCGGTGTGCCGCGTACAGCAGCGACATCCATTAAAGGATTGTCTTGGTTCGGCGTGCTGCTAACCACTAATTTGCCGTCTTGCAATACCAACCATGCCCAACCGGAGCCGAATTGATTGACTGCCGCATCCGCAAAGGCTTTTTGGAAGTCTTCAAAGCTGCCGAAGGCGGCTTTGATAGCGTTCGCCAGTTCGCCGCTAGGCGTATTGTTTTCCTGCGGCGCACGCATACCGTTCAGAAATAAATCATGGTTGTAATAGCCGCCGCCGTTGTTGCGAATCGCCGGGCTTAGGGCGGAAATATTGGCAAAGATTTCAGGCAGAGATTTGCCGTTGAAATCGGTTTCCGCAATGGCGGCGACGAATTTGTCGAAATAGGTTTTATGGTGTTTGTCTTTATGCAAATGCATGGTGGCTTCGTCAATCACCGGCTCTAAGGCATCGTAAGCATAAGGCAGATCTTGAAAAGTATAGCTCATAGTTTTCTCCTGTTAAGTGTGGTTTATCATCAGATGCCAAGATAAGTTCTTTCATCAATGATGGCAAGTTACGTTTATAAAATAAATCGGCTTAAATCTTCATTGTCGGAAATGTCGCCCAAGGTTTTTTCCACATAAGAGGCGTCAATGGTGATGCTGTCGCCGCTGCGATCCGCCGCTGCAAAGGATAAATCGCTGGTCAGGCGTTCCATGAGCGTGTATAGGCGCCGCGCACCGATGTTTTCCGTGCTTTTATTGACTTGATAGGCGATTTCCGCAATTTTCGCGATGCCGTCTTCTGTGAAATTCAGTTGCAGATTTTCGGTGGCAAAGAGGGCAGTGTATTGCTTAATCAGGCTGGCGTCGGGTTCGGTCAGAATGCGTTTGAAGTCTTCAATGCTCAGGGCTTGCAATTCCACGCGCACCGGTAACCGTCCTTGCAATTCCGCTACCAAATCCGAAGGTTTTGCCAGATGGAAAGCGCCGGAGGCGATGAAGAGAATATGGTCGGTTTTAATCACGCCGTATTTGGTCGATACCGCCGTGCCTTCCACCAGCGGCAGCAAATCTCTTTGCACGCCTTCACGCGAGACGTCCGCTCCGCCTACATCGCTGCGTTTGGCGACTTTGTCGATTTCGTCGATGAAGACGATGCCGTTTTGCTCCGCATTGGCTATCGCCAGGCTTTTGATTTCTTCGTCAGAGACCAGATTTTCCGCTTCTTCTTCGGCTAATTGGACTAAGGCTTCGCTAATTGTAAGTTTTTGCTTGCTTTTCTTTTGCTTGCCCAAACTTTTGAACATTTCGCTGAGTTGGCTGCTCATTTCTTCCATACCGGGCGGCGCCATAACTTCAAATTGGGTTTCGCGGTTGCCGCTCAGCTCGATTTCAATCACTTTGTCGTTGAGTTCTTCGCGCAGAATGCGTTCGCGGTAGGTACGGCGGGCGATGTTGTCGCTGTCGCTGCTTTCCGCTTCACCTTCAAACCATGTCGGGGTTTTGGTCGGCGGCACGAGTACGTCCAAGACGCGCTCCAAGGCGGCTTCGCGCGCCTTACTCTGTACGCGTTTGCGCGCGCGTTCACGCTCCAATTTAATCGAGGTTTCCGCCAAATCGCGGATAATCGAGTCCACATCGCGCCCCACATAGCCGACTTCGGTAAATTTGGTGGCTTCGACTTTGACAAAGGGCGCTTCCGCCAATTTCGCCAAACGGCGTGCAATTTCGGTTTTGCCGACGCCGGTCGGTCCGATCATCAGAATGTTTTTCGGCGTGATTTCGCTTTGCAGCGGTTCGCCGATTTGGCGGCGGCGCCAGCGGTTGCGCATGGCATTGGCCACCGCGCGTTTGGCTTCTTTTTGTCCGACAATATGGCGGTCGAGTTCTTCCACGATTTCGCGCGGCGTCATGTTGAGGTCGCGGTACTCATTGTCTGATTTGTCCATTATTCGTCCTTTAATTCGTCTAAGATGATGTTATGATTGGTATAAACGCAGATATCGGCGGCGATATTCAAGCTCTTGACGGCAATCTCGTTCGCCGGCATATCGGTGTTGTGGAAGAGGGCGCGTGCCGCCGAAAGGGCGTACATGCCGCCTGAGCCGATGGCGGCGATATCGTCTTCGGTTTCTACTACATCGCCGTTGCCGGATAAAATCAGGGTATGTTCCTGATTCGCCACAATCAGCATGGCTTCCAAGCGGCGCAGGGCGCGGTCGGTGCGCCATTCCTTCGCCATTTCGACCGCCGCACGCAGCAATTGTCCGTCCTGCGCTTCTAATTTGGCTTCAAATAATTCGAATAAAGTGAAGGCGTCGGCGGTAGCGCCGGCAAAGCCCGCCAAAACCTGCCCGCGGTAGAGGCGGCGGATTTTGCGCGCATTGCTTTTCATAATCGTCTGCCCCAGCGAGACTTGTCCGTCGCCGGCTATCGCCACATGGCGGCCGCGGCGCACGGAAAGTATGGTTGTGGAATGTGCATCAAACATAAAATGTCCTTTGTTTAAATTTCTGCCGATGTGGCGGCAGGGAGCGCGTTTTTCAAGGCAAGGGCATTTACGAATGGTAATTTATGCGGTATAAACGCGCATGATTTAGCGATTGGGAGAAGGAAATGTCATTCATCGATAAAATTTTTAAATGCGAAAAGCGCCGCACCATTCCCGATAATTGGCAAATGCCTGTGGCAGGCGATATCGTCAGTTTGGATAAAGTACTTGATTCGGCTTTTGCCAGCGGCTCTTTGGGAGCGGGTTTTGCCATTCATGCCGTCGGCGATGAAATTCTCTCGCCTGTCGATGGTGTGGTGAGCGAGCTGTTCAGCACTTTGCATGCGGTGTTTCTGCTTGCCGATAACGGTTTAGAAGTCTTGATTCATATCGGCATCGATACCGTCAGTTTGCAGGGGCGCGGATTTACCGCCCTTGTCTCGCAAGGAGAAGCCGTGCATGTCGGGCAAGCCTTGGTGCGCGTGGATTGGGAGGTGGTGAAAGCTGCCGGTTTATCCACCTTGGTACCGGTCATTTTTACCAATGCGCCGGGGCAAGGCGTAGAAGTCAGCCAAAAACGCCCTTATTTCGTTTGAGGCGATTAGACCGTACTGCGCCTTTTTATTCGGGAATCTTGTCAGGAATCATATGGAAAATTTACACACCGCTTTGGATTATCTGCGCTATGCCGCCAGCGAGTTTGCCCGCCACGATATTTATTACGGGCATGGCACCGATAATGCCCTTGACGAAGCCGCCGCATTGGTCTTAGGGATATTAAGACTGCCTTTTGATTTGCAGCCGCTGTATTTGCAGACCCGCCTCACGCAGGCGGAAAAAGAGGCATTGGCTGCCGCAATCGACAAACGCGTTACGCAGCGTATTCCCGTGCCCTATTTAAGCAAGCGTACGCTCTACGGCGGCTATGAATTTTATATTGACGAACGTGCATTGATACCGCGTTCGCCGATTGCGGAGCTGATAGAGCGCGATTTGCAGCCTTATTGGCAGGGCGGCGAGCCGCAGCGTATTTTGGATTTGTGCTGCGGCAGCGGCTGCATCGGCATGTTGGCGAAATACCGCTATCCGCAAGCGGAAGTGCTGTTGAGCGATATCAATGCCGATGCTTTGGCGGTGGCGGAAATCAATTTGGCGCGCGCTGATATGAGCGGCTATGGCATCGAGACGGTACAAAGCGATTTGTTTAGCGGTCTAAGCGGGGAATTTGATTGGATTTTATGCAATCCGCCCTATGTGGAAGAGGCGGAAATGCAGGAGATTGCAGCGGAATTTTTACATGAACCGCGCCTTGCCCTGACTTCCGGCGCGGACGGCTTGGATTTGAGCCACAAGATTCTCGCCCAAGCAGCGGATTATTTGAGCGAAAACGGCGTTTTAATTTTGGAAGTTGGCATGAGTTGGCAGAATCTTGAAGCCGCTTATCCGGAAATCGGTTTTGATTGGATTGAATTTGAGCGCGGCGGCGAGGGCGTATTGGCGGTCAGTCGCGATGAATTATTGGCTTGGCGCGAGGCAGGATTGCTGTAAACGCCGCCGGCACAGCCTTTGTGATTTGGGCTTAATAGAGAAATCATGCGCATAGGAGCAAGAGATGAATAAGACTTTAGGCACGACTTTATTGGTATCCGGCACGATGATCGGCGCCGGCATGCTAGCAATGCCACTGACTTCGGCGGGTATCGGTTTTGCCGCCACCGCCGTTTTGCTGATTCTGATTTGGGCGATGCTGAGTTACAGCGCTTTATTGTTCGTGGAAGTGTATCAAACCGTGCCGGCAGATGCCGGCATCGGCACCTTAAGCGCCAAGTATTTCGGCCGCTTCGGCAGAATCGTATCTACCGCAGTCATGCTGATTTTTCTCTTTGCTTTATTGGCGGCTTATATGACCGGCGGCGGTAGTATTTTAGCCACCTATCTGCCGCCGATGGGCGATGCGCAGACGCATAAGATTGTTTCGGTCTTGCTGTTTACCTTGCTGCTGGGCGCGGTGGTGGTCTTGGGAACTTTGGTGATTGACGGTTTGAACCGCCTCTTGTTTTACAGCATGTTGGCGGTATTGGTTTTTGTGCTGATCGTGATGATGCCGGAAGTGTCGATGCAGAATTTATCCGCCATGCCTTTGGATAAGGCTTTTATAATTTCCGCCTGCCCCGTCTTTTTTACCTCTTTCGGTTTTCATGGCTCGATTCCCAGTTTTAACAAATATTTGAACGGCGATGTGAAGGCTTTGCGTATCGCAATTTTAGCCGGCACAAGCATCACTTTATCGGTCTATATGCTTTGGCAATTGGGAACGCACGGCGTGCTGACGCAGGCGGTCTTTGTCGAGATTTTGAAAAATGATCCCACTTTAGGCGGCATGTTGAGCGCGGTGGAAGAGATGACCGGCAGCGCGCGAATCGCCAAGATTTTGCAGATGTTTTCGGTCTTGGCTTTGGTGACTTCTTTTTTAGGCGTGGCATTGGGCTTGTTTGAAACGATTGAAGATATGTTG is a window from the Suttonella indologenes genome containing:
- a CDS encoding EamA family transporter, which produces MNYLLLSICFSVAVSVMIKIWRARGISIEQAIFMNYPTAALLTFFISKPNLQAADNYLSHWWLFAALGILLPSIFIVLGKSIEKNGIVRTDAAQRLSLIISIIAAFWLFKDQLSYAKAIGIALTFIALILLLKSDNQSRQHDWLWLIAVWGGYGVIDILLKRISLVAEKSTLSTLFITFILAALLMLAYLLIMRRRFDWRSLACGIVLGMLNFGNIFTYIRAHQVLKSQTALVFTIMNIGVILLATLLGLLFFKETLSRRNTAGIILAVIAVYVLYNGSYLLGGK
- the gloA gene encoding lactoylglutathione lyase encodes the protein MSNAPNETQGFAFAHTMLRVKDLDKSLAFYTDILGMSVIRLNHYENEQFSLCFLAYLAPDENLPEDDNARREWLATRRGVLELTHNWGTEKDENFSYRIGNGENGGYGHIALSVPDFDAAIAWLDKNKVKFKKRPEDGRMNDIAFIYDPDGYWVEIIKQKH
- a CDS encoding superoxide dismutase, producing MSYTFQDLPYAYDALEPVIDEATMHLHKDKHHKTYFDKFVAAIAETDFNGKSLPEIFANISALSPAIRNNGGGYYNHDLFLNGMRAPQENNTPSGELANAIKAAFGSFEDFQKAFADAAVNQFGSGWAWLVLQDGKLVVSSTPNQDNPLMDVAAVRGTPILGLDVWEHAYYLNYQNKRPDYVSNWWKVVNWDYVSEQYAAAK
- the hslU gene encoding ATP-dependent protease ATPase subunit HslU; translation: MDKSDNEYRDLNMTPREIVEELDRHIVGQKEAKRAVANAMRNRWRRRQIGEPLQSEITPKNILMIGPTGVGKTEIARRLAKLAEAPFVKVEATKFTEVGYVGRDVDSIIRDLAETSIKLERERARKRVQSKAREAALERVLDVLVPPTKTPTWFEGEAESSDSDNIARRTYRERILREELNDKVIEIELSGNRETQFEVMAPPGMEEMSSQLSEMFKSLGKQKKSKQKLTISEALVQLAEEEAENLVSDEEIKSLAIANAEQNGIVFIDEIDKVAKRSDVGGADVSREGVQRDLLPLVEGTAVSTKYGVIKTDHILFIASGAFHLAKPSDLVAELQGRLPVRVELQALSIEDFKRILTEPDASLIKQYTALFATENLQLNFTEDGIAKIAEIAYQVNKSTENIGARRLYTLMERLTSDLSFAAADRSGDSITIDASYVEKTLGDISDNEDLSRFIL
- the hslV gene encoding ATP-dependent protease subunit HslV gives rise to the protein MFDAHSTTILSVRRGRHVAIAGDGQVSLGQTIMKSNARKIRRLYRGQVLAGFAGATADAFTLFELFEAKLEAQDGQLLRAAVEMAKEWRTDRALRRLEAMLIVANQEHTLILSGNGDVVETEDDIAAIGSGGMYALSAARALFHNTDMPANEIAVKSLNIAADICVYTNHNIILDELKDE
- a CDS encoding PTS sugar transporter subunit IIA, with amino-acid sequence MSFIDKIFKCEKRRTIPDNWQMPVAGDIVSLDKVLDSAFASGSLGAGFAIHAVGDEILSPVDGVVSELFSTLHAVFLLADNGLEVLIHIGIDTVSLQGRGFTALVSQGEAVHVGQALVRVDWEVVKAAGLSTLVPVIFTNAPGQGVEVSQKRPYFV
- the prmB gene encoding 50S ribosomal protein L3 N(5)-glutamine methyltransferase, encoding MENLHTALDYLRYAASEFARHDIYYGHGTDNALDEAAALVLGILRLPFDLQPLYLQTRLTQAEKEALAAAIDKRVTQRIPVPYLSKRTLYGGYEFYIDERALIPRSPIAELIERDLQPYWQGGEPQRILDLCCGSGCIGMLAKYRYPQAEVLLSDINADALAVAEINLARADMSGYGIETVQSDLFSGLSGEFDWILCNPPYVEEAEMQEIAAEFLHEPRLALTSGADGLDLSHKILAQAADYLSENGVLILEVGMSWQNLEAAYPEIGFDWIEFERGGEGVLAVSRDELLAWREAGLL
- a CDS encoding aromatic amino acid transport family protein → MNKTLGTTLLVSGTMIGAGMLAMPLTSAGIGFAATAVLLILIWAMLSYSALLFVEVYQTVPADAGIGTLSAKYFGRFGRIVSTAVMLIFLFALLAAYMTGGGSILATYLPPMGDAQTHKIVSVLLFTLLLGAVVVLGTLVIDGLNRLLFYSMLAVLVFVLIVMMPEVSMQNLSAMPLDKAFIISACPVFFTSFGFHGSIPSFNKYLNGDVKALRIAILAGTSITLSVYMLWQLGTHGVLTQAVFVEILKNDPTLGGMLSAVEEMTGSARIAKILQMFSVLALVTSFLGVALGLFETIEDMLQHGFGFKAKRLLLGVLTFALPLLFALFYPEGFIQALQYASQMFVFYAVVLPAALVWKARRQYPHLPYRLWGGNWLLWLIIVLGLLIVNVPFFIRAGYLPEVVV